A region from the Curtobacterium sp. MCBA15_012 genome encodes:
- a CDS encoding MarR family winged helix-turn-helix transcriptional regulator has product MSEHADHGIDEVLAASRGLLGVVARSLAPALEDVSVPQFRLIVLVATLGPTRAGELAERLAVGPSTLTRNVDRLVTGGWVERRPSADSRREVRIAATERGHALVDEVSARRRTELEAIVAGMPEQDREVAVAGMAAFRRAMGEPTPEEVSAFGG; this is encoded by the coding sequence ATGTCGGAACACGCTGATCACGGGATCGACGAGGTCCTCGCCGCTTCCCGCGGCCTCCTCGGGGTCGTCGCCCGGTCCCTGGCACCCGCGCTCGAGGACGTCAGCGTGCCGCAGTTCCGGCTCATCGTGCTCGTCGCGACCCTCGGGCCGACACGCGCTGGTGAACTGGCCGAGCGGCTCGCGGTCGGTCCCTCGACCCTGACCCGGAACGTCGACCGGCTCGTCACGGGCGGTTGGGTGGAGCGACGCCCGAGCGCCGACAGTCGCCGCGAGGTGCGCATCGCCGCCACCGAGCGGGGGCACGCCCTCGTGGACGAGGTCTCCGCACGGCGCCGCACCGAACTCGAGGCGATCGTCGCCGGGATGCCCGAGCAGGACCGGGAGGTCGCCGTGGCGGGGATGGCGGCGTTCCGTCGGGCGATGGGGGAGCCGACACCGGAGGAGGTCTCGGCCTTCGGCGGGTGA
- a CDS encoding DUF4396 domain-containing protein — protein sequence MDGLTVTALPPLLTAVCIGLLILAVACALVVTVDVVRHPPHMRVMAFVWPLTMLFGSVVWLVFYLRRGRATVDGHGRLAGTAIDTSHCGAGCALGDLVGEFGLVAFPGLGALVGLGTLYRDAVFAGWILDFVVAFVVGIAFQYWSIAPMRGLGLRDGLVAALKADTLSITAWQVGMYGLMALWQFVVFPAAFGGRVGVLTPEFWVAMQLAMVAGFVCSYPVNALLVRRGLKEAM from the coding sequence GTGGACGGCCTCACCGTGACGGCCCTGCCGCCGCTGCTCACGGCGGTCTGCATTGGCCTGCTCATCCTGGCGGTCGCGTGCGCGCTCGTCGTGACCGTGGACGTCGTCCGGCACCCGCCGCACATGCGCGTCATGGCGTTCGTGTGGCCGCTCACCATGCTGTTCGGCAGCGTGGTGTGGCTCGTGTTCTACCTGCGTCGGGGTCGGGCGACCGTCGACGGGCACGGTCGGCTCGCGGGGACGGCGATCGACACGAGCCACTGCGGGGCGGGCTGTGCGCTCGGCGACCTGGTCGGTGAGTTCGGTCTCGTCGCGTTCCCCGGTCTCGGTGCGCTCGTCGGGCTCGGCACGCTGTACCGGGACGCGGTCTTCGCCGGGTGGATCCTCGACTTCGTCGTCGCCTTCGTGGTCGGGATCGCGTTCCAGTACTGGTCGATCGCCCCGATGCGCGGGCTCGGGCTGCGGGACGGGTTGGTCGCCGCGCTCAAGGCCGACACCCTCAGCATCACCGCGTGGCAGGTCGGCATGTACGGGCTGATGGCGCTGTGGCAGTTCGTGGTGTTCCCGGCGGCGTTCGGCGGCCGGGTCGGGGTGCTGACGCCCGAGTTCTGGGTCGCGATGCAGCTCGCGATGGTCGCCGGCTTCGTGTGCTCGTACCCGGTGAACGCACTCCTGGTGCGGCGGGGGCTCAAGGAGGCGATGTGA
- a CDS encoding sugar porter family MFS transporter, producing MTSTEATGRPTGTVPLPPMGSGPHRRRLGVVALVATLGGLLFGYDTGVVNGALLPMSQELGLTPTTEGVVTSSLLFGAVVGAALGGRVADGWGRRPTITLLAVVFFVGTLVCVVAPALGVMVVGRVLLGLAVGGASTVVPVFLAEVAPYEFRGSLSGRNELMIVIGQLAAFVVNAVIGTLWGEGDGVWRVMLAVCALPAVALFVGMLRVPESPRWLAARGRTDEAYTVLAAVRSPERAAAELDEIVRAAATTGPSAARGWHALLGDRRLVRIVLVGAGIGVAQQLTGINSIMYYGQAVLVESGFTRSTALVVNVVPGVIAVLGGLVALRNMERIDRRTTLIVGYALTTVCHLLIGTASLVLAPGDPARPWVILALVVAFVGSMQTFLNVATWVVLSEVFPGRIRALGMGIAVACLWTANACIGLVFPSVVAAAGITGTFFGFAAVGLLALVFIWRAVPETRGRSLEQVGTVPPASAHAADGSTGAGR from the coding sequence ATGACCAGCACCGAAGCGACCGGGCGACCCACCGGCACCGTCCCCCTGCCCCCGATGGGCTCCGGACCGCACCGTCGCCGACTCGGCGTGGTGGCCCTCGTCGCGACCCTCGGCGGCCTGCTGTTCGGCTACGACACCGGCGTGGTCAACGGTGCACTCCTGCCGATGAGCCAGGAACTCGGGCTGACCCCCACCACGGAGGGCGTCGTGACGAGCTCGCTGCTCTTCGGCGCGGTCGTCGGCGCGGCCCTCGGCGGACGGGTCGCGGACGGCTGGGGACGACGCCCGACGATCACGCTGCTCGCGGTCGTGTTCTTCGTCGGCACTTTGGTGTGCGTCGTGGCACCGGCCCTCGGCGTCATGGTCGTCGGCCGCGTGCTGCTCGGCCTGGCGGTCGGCGGCGCGTCGACGGTCGTGCCGGTGTTCCTCGCCGAGGTCGCCCCGTACGAGTTCCGCGGGTCCCTGTCCGGGCGCAACGAACTGATGATCGTGATCGGCCAGCTCGCCGCCTTCGTCGTCAACGCCGTGATCGGCACGCTGTGGGGCGAGGGCGACGGGGTCTGGCGCGTCATGCTCGCGGTCTGCGCCCTGCCCGCCGTCGCCCTGTTCGTCGGCATGCTGCGCGTGCCGGAGTCGCCGCGCTGGCTCGCCGCGCGGGGCCGCACCGACGAGGCGTACACGGTCCTCGCCGCGGTCCGGTCGCCCGAGCGTGCCGCCGCCGAGCTCGACGAGATCGTGCGCGCCGCCGCGACGACCGGCCCCTCGGCGGCGCGGGGCTGGCACGCCCTGCTCGGCGACCGACGACTCGTCCGGATCGTGCTGGTCGGCGCGGGGATCGGCGTCGCCCAGCAGCTCACCGGGATCAACTCGATCATGTACTACGGCCAGGCCGTCCTGGTGGAGTCCGGCTTCACCCGGTCGACCGCGCTCGTCGTGAACGTCGTGCCCGGCGTGATCGCGGTCCTCGGCGGGCTGGTCGCGCTGCGGAACATGGAGCGCATCGACCGGCGGACGACCCTGATCGTCGGCTACGCGCTGACGACGGTCTGCCACCTGCTCATCGGCACCGCGTCGCTCGTGCTCGCACCCGGGGACCCGGCACGGCCGTGGGTGATCCTGGCGCTCGTCGTCGCGTTCGTCGGGTCGATGCAGACGTTCCTCAACGTCGCGACGTGGGTCGTGCTGTCCGAGGTCTTCCCCGGCCGCATCCGCGCGCTCGGCATGGGGATCGCGGTCGCGTGCCTCTGGACGGCGAACGCGTGCATCGGGCTGGTGTTCCCCTCGGTCGTCGCGGCGGCCGGCATCACGGGCACCTTCTTCGGCTTCGCCGCCGTCGGGCTGCTCGCGCTGGTCTTCATCTGGCGTGCCGTGCCGGAGACCCGCGGTCGCTCCCTCGAGCAGGTCGGCACCGTACCCCCGGCGAGCGCCCACGCGGCGGACGGGTCGACCGGCGCGGGACGCTGA
- a CDS encoding LysM domain-containing protein yields MNNRTAVVGLVVLAAVTLSGCSLLRGSDGAVPAPTSRSSTASASPTADPTPDAESDEDLLSASASPRTPTPEPSEAAAPAPVLTPIPAGTVLTETDVASPKGSIHFHVRVVADGDDTFTAQFSGFTSTLPVPVAVGFFERARQVGDGLTYPGVGTHVLGGPTSGPQSVAVPLDGSGVDPSGLGTLVVSSAAAAGQDVPVEIAAGKVLAVASLRWSVPARQTNVHPVDGGARANASGPVTATTASGAPRSYTVASGDLIGDVAARFGITVTDLVWLNEGVQVFGQDQYLYEGTTLNLDPLGR; encoded by the coding sequence ATGAACAACCGCACCGCCGTCGTCGGCCTGGTCGTGCTGGCAGCCGTGACGCTGTCCGGCTGCTCGCTGCTCCGTGGGTCGGACGGTGCGGTCCCGGCACCGACGTCCCGCAGCAGCACCGCGTCGGCCTCCCCGACCGCAGACCCGACGCCCGACGCCGAGTCCGACGAGGACCTGCTGTCCGCTTCCGCGTCGCCCCGCACGCCCACGCCGGAACCGTCCGAGGCGGCGGCCCCCGCGCCCGTGCTGACCCCGATCCCGGCCGGCACGGTGCTCACCGAGACCGATGTGGCATCGCCCAAGGGCAGCATCCACTTCCACGTCCGGGTCGTCGCGGACGGCGACGACACCTTCACGGCGCAGTTCTCCGGCTTCACGTCGACGCTGCCGGTCCCGGTCGCGGTCGGCTTCTTCGAGCGGGCCAGACAGGTCGGCGACGGCCTGACCTACCCCGGTGTCGGCACGCACGTCCTCGGCGGTCCCACCAGCGGCCCGCAGTCCGTCGCGGTGCCGCTCGACGGTTCCGGCGTCGACCCGTCCGGCCTCGGCACGCTCGTGGTGTCCTCGGCGGCCGCCGCCGGGCAGGACGTCCCGGTCGAGATCGCAGCCGGCAAGGTCCTGGCCGTCGCATCGCTGCGCTGGTCGGTCCCGGCACGCCAGACGAACGTGCACCCGGTCGACGGCGGCGCACGCGCGAACGCTTCCGGCCCGGTCACCGCGACCACGGCGAGCGGTGCCCCGCGGTCCTACACGGTGGCGTCGGGCGACCTCATCGGGGACGTCGCGGCGCGATTCGGCATCACGGTGACCGACCTGGTCTGGCTCAACGAGGGCGTCCAGGTGTTCGGGCAGGACCAGTACCTCTACGAGGGCACGACGCTCAACCTCGACCCGCTCGGGCGCTGA
- the pgi gene encoding glucose-6-phosphate isomerase: MTESAPVDPTSTDGWKKLAGIADGFTPDLRGWFDSDPGRAEQYTFQAADLTVDLSKGLVTPEILDALLEVAKDTKVAERFQAMLAGDHINVTEDRAVLHTALRRPKGATPALVVDGQDVDADVHATLDKVYAFAEQVRSGAWTGVTGKRIETVVNIGIGGSDLGPVMVYEALKPYVQPGLEARFVSNIDPADIYEKTADLDPETTLFIVASKTFGTLETLTNARLARQWLWERLGLTDASDDDKSNAVAKHFVAVSTALDKVAAFGIDPENAFGFWDWVGGRYSVDSAIGTSVVIAIGKENWEQFLAGFHAIDEHVRTTPLEQNVPVLMGLLNVWYTNFLGAQSHAVLPYTQYLHRFAAYLQQLTMESNGKRVRWDGTPVTTDTGEVFWGEPGTNGQHAFYQLIHQGTRLVPADFITVAKPARPLKDESGDGKAVQPGQDVHALFLANFFAQTKALAFGKTADEVRAEGTTDEGIVAARTFTGNKPSTSILAPELTPSVLGQLIALYEHIVFTEGTIWGIDSFDQWGVELGKQLALQIAPAVDGDQSALDAQDSSTKALIAKYLELRG, translated from the coding sequence GTGACCGAATCTGCTCCCGTCGACCCCACGTCGACCGACGGATGGAAGAAGCTCGCCGGCATCGCCGACGGCTTCACCCCCGACCTGCGCGGTTGGTTCGACAGCGACCCCGGTCGTGCCGAGCAGTACACGTTCCAGGCCGCCGACCTGACCGTCGACCTGTCCAAGGGGCTCGTGACCCCGGAGATCCTCGACGCGCTGCTCGAGGTCGCGAAGGACACGAAGGTCGCCGAGCGCTTCCAGGCGATGCTCGCCGGTGACCACATCAACGTGACCGAGGACCGCGCCGTCCTGCACACCGCGCTCCGCCGCCCGAAGGGCGCCACCCCGGCGCTCGTCGTGGACGGCCAGGACGTCGACGCCGACGTGCACGCCACGCTCGACAAGGTGTACGCCTTCGCCGAGCAGGTGCGCTCCGGTGCGTGGACCGGCGTGACCGGCAAGCGCATCGAGACCGTCGTCAACATCGGCATCGGCGGCTCGGACCTCGGCCCGGTCATGGTCTACGAGGCCCTGAAGCCGTACGTGCAGCCCGGGCTCGAGGCGCGCTTCGTCTCGAACATCGACCCCGCCGACATCTACGAGAAGACCGCGGACCTCGACCCCGAGACCACGCTGTTCATCGTCGCGTCGAAGACCTTCGGCACCCTCGAGACCCTGACGAACGCCCGCCTGGCGCGCCAGTGGCTGTGGGAGCGGCTCGGCCTGACCGACGCCTCGGACGACGACAAGTCGAACGCCGTCGCGAAGCACTTCGTCGCCGTGTCGACCGCGCTCGACAAGGTCGCCGCGTTCGGCATCGACCCCGAGAACGCCTTCGGCTTCTGGGACTGGGTGGGCGGCCGCTACTCGGTCGACTCGGCCATCGGCACGAGCGTCGTCATCGCGATCGGCAAGGAGAACTGGGAGCAGTTCCTCGCCGGCTTCCACGCCATCGACGAGCACGTCCGCACGACGCCGCTCGAGCAGAACGTCCCGGTCCTGATGGGCCTGCTCAACGTCTGGTACACGAACTTCCTCGGTGCGCAGAGCCACGCGGTCCTGCCGTACACGCAGTACCTGCACCGCTTCGCCGCGTACCTGCAGCAGCTCACCATGGAGTCGAACGGCAAGCGCGTGCGCTGGGACGGCACCCCCGTCACGACCGACACCGGTGAGGTCTTCTGGGGCGAGCCCGGCACGAACGGCCAGCACGCGTTCTACCAGCTCATCCACCAGGGCACGCGCCTGGTCCCGGCCGACTTCATCACGGTCGCGAAGCCGGCCCGTCCGCTGAAGGACGAGTCCGGCGACGGCAAGGCCGTGCAGCCGGGCCAGGACGTGCACGCGCTGTTCCTCGCGAACTTCTTCGCGCAGACGAAGGCGCTCGCGTTCGGCAAGACCGCCGACGAGGTCCGCGCCGAGGGCACCACCGACGAGGGCATCGTCGCCGCGCGCACCTTCACCGGCAACAAGCCGTCCACGTCGATCCTCGCGCCGGAGCTCACCCCGAGCGTCCTCGGCCAGCTCATCGCGCTCTACGAGCACATCGTGTTCACCGAGGGCACCATCTGGGGCATCGACTCGTTCGACCAGTGGGGCGTGGAGCTCGGCAAGCAGCTCGCGCTGCAGATCGCCCCGGCGGTCGACGGCGACCAGTCCGCGCTCGACGCGCAGGACTCGTCGACGAAGGCGCTCATCGCCAAGTACCTGGAGCTGCGCGGCTAG
- a CDS encoding cation-translocating P-type ATPase has protein sequence MSDGVVELDITGMTCASCANRIERKLGKLPGVTATVNYATEQAQVEVAGPDAADTAALIAAVEAAGYGATVHAAAPPEAPETDDPTAPLRQRLVVSAVLAVPVVLLSMVPVLQFPNWQWAALALAAPVAVWGALPFHRAAWTNARHGAATMDTLVSVGVLAAFGWSLSALFLGDAGRPGMHMVFSWFAADPEASDLYLEVASAVTVFILAGRYMEARAKQRSGEALRALLELGAKDASVLRDGPGGPAEHRVPAASLVVGDVVVVRPGERIPSDGVVQDGSSAVDLGMLTGESVPVEVRPGDRVTGATVNVGGRLVVEVTAVGADTELARMGRLVEEAQTGKAAVQRLADRVSAVFVPVVIGLAVGAFVGWLVAGGSLTAAFTAAVATLIIACPCALGLATPTALLVGTGRGSQLGILIGGPQALERTRTVDTIVLDKTGTVTTGATEVRDVVVAVGGAGAAAAAADADVLALAASAEDGSEHPVGRAVVAAARARGLDVPTATDFRAEPGAGVQALVDGEVVLVGTASWLTDAWAVTLPEDLRTAVAAAEASGGTAVVVARSGAALGVVVVGDTVKPEAADAVRRFVALGLRPVLLTGDNEGAARAVAEQVGIDEVHARATPASKLETVRRLQAEGRTVAMVGDGVNDAAALAAADLGIAMGAGTDVAIAASDITVVSGRLTVVADAVRLSRATLRTIRGNLFWAFAYNVAAIPLAMAGLLNPVLAGAAMAFSSVFVVTNSLRLRRFRPQA, from the coding sequence GTGAGCGACGGGGTCGTCGAGCTCGACATCACCGGCATGACCTGCGCCTCGTGCGCGAACCGGATCGAGCGGAAGCTCGGGAAGCTCCCCGGGGTCACCGCGACGGTGAACTACGCCACGGAACAGGCGCAGGTCGAGGTCGCCGGCCCGGACGCGGCGGACACCGCCGCACTCATCGCTGCGGTCGAGGCGGCCGGGTACGGCGCGACCGTGCACGCCGCCGCCCCACCGGAGGCGCCGGAGACCGACGACCCGACCGCGCCCCTGCGGCAACGACTCGTCGTGTCCGCGGTGCTCGCGGTGCCCGTCGTGCTGCTGTCGATGGTGCCCGTGCTGCAGTTCCCGAACTGGCAGTGGGCGGCACTCGCACTCGCGGCCCCCGTCGCGGTCTGGGGTGCCCTGCCCTTCCACCGTGCGGCGTGGACGAACGCCCGACACGGTGCGGCGACCATGGACACCCTGGTGAGCGTCGGCGTCCTCGCGGCCTTCGGGTGGTCGCTCTCCGCGCTGTTCCTCGGCGACGCCGGACGACCCGGGATGCACATGGTGTTCTCGTGGTTCGCCGCCGACCCCGAGGCGAGCGACCTGTACCTCGAGGTCGCCTCGGCCGTCACGGTGTTCATCCTCGCCGGACGGTACATGGAGGCCCGGGCGAAGCAGCGGTCCGGCGAGGCGCTGCGTGCCCTGCTCGAGCTCGGTGCGAAGGACGCCTCGGTGCTGCGGGACGGCCCCGGCGGCCCGGCCGAGCACCGCGTCCCGGCCGCCTCGCTCGTGGTCGGCGACGTCGTGGTCGTCCGGCCGGGGGAGCGCATCCCGAGCGACGGCGTCGTGCAGGACGGGTCGTCGGCGGTCGACCTCGGCATGCTCACGGGCGAGTCCGTACCGGTCGAGGTGCGCCCCGGCGACCGGGTGACCGGCGCGACCGTGAACGTCGGCGGACGGCTCGTGGTCGAGGTCACCGCGGTCGGCGCCGACACCGAGCTCGCGCGCATGGGCAGGCTCGTCGAGGAGGCGCAGACCGGCAAGGCCGCCGTCCAGCGCCTTGCCGACCGGGTCTCGGCCGTGTTCGTGCCGGTCGTCATCGGGCTCGCCGTCGGCGCGTTCGTCGGGTGGCTCGTCGCGGGCGGCTCGCTCACCGCGGCCTTCACCGCCGCGGTCGCGACGCTCATCATCGCCTGCCCGTGCGCGCTCGGGCTGGCGACGCCCACCGCGCTGCTCGTCGGGACCGGGCGGGGATCGCAGCTCGGCATCCTGATCGGGGGACCGCAGGCGCTCGAGCGGACCCGGACGGTCGACACGATCGTGCTCGACAAGACCGGGACCGTGACGACGGGTGCGACGGAGGTCCGGGACGTGGTCGTGGCGGTGGGCGGTGCTGGTGCCGCCGCCGCCGCCGCCGACGCCGACGTCCTCGCCCTGGCGGCGTCCGCCGAGGACGGGTCCGAGCACCCGGTCGGCCGGGCCGTCGTCGCGGCAGCGCGGGCGCGCGGGCTCGACGTCCCCACCGCCACGGACTTCCGCGCCGAACCGGGGGCCGGCGTGCAGGCGCTCGTCGACGGCGAGGTCGTGCTCGTCGGCACGGCGTCCTGGCTGACCGACGCCTGGGCGGTCACGCTCCCCGAGGACCTCCGTACCGCGGTGGCCGCGGCCGAGGCGTCGGGCGGAACCGCCGTCGTGGTCGCCCGCAGCGGCGCCGCGCTCGGCGTCGTGGTCGTCGGCGACACCGTGAAGCCCGAGGCCGCCGACGCCGTCCGACGCTTCGTCGCCCTGGGCCTCCGCCCCGTCCTGCTCACCGGCGACAACGAGGGAGCGGCCCGTGCGGTCGCCGAGCAGGTCGGCATCGACGAGGTCCACGCCCGGGCGACCCCGGCGTCGAAGCTCGAGACCGTCCGTCGCCTGCAGGCCGAGGGGCGGACCGTGGCGATGGTCGGCGACGGTGTCAACGACGCGGCGGCACTGGCGGCGGCCGACCTCGGCATCGCGATGGGCGCCGGCACCGACGTGGCGATCGCGGCGAGTGACATCACGGTCGTGAGCGGACGGCTGACCGTCGTCGCGGACGCCGTGCGGCTGTCGCGGGCGACCCTGCGGACGATCCGGGGCAACCTGTTCTGGGCGTTCGCGTACAACGTCGCGGCGATCCCGCTCGCGATGGCGGGGCTGCTCAACCCCGTGCTGGCGGGGGCGGCGATGGCGTTCTCGTCGGTCTTCGTCGTGACGAACAGCCTGCGGTTGCGTCGGTTCCGGCCGCAGGCCTGA
- a CDS encoding heavy-metal-associated domain-containing protein — protein sequence MTTETLAVTGMTCEHCVASVTEEVSELDGVTDVAVELVPGGSSTVTVTSDHPLDPASVRAAVAEAGYEVVAR from the coding sequence ATGACCACCGAGACCCTCGCCGTCACCGGCATGACCTGCGAGCACTGCGTGGCGAGCGTCACCGAGGAGGTGTCCGAGCTCGACGGCGTCACCGACGTCGCGGTCGAACTCGTCCCCGGCGGCTCGTCGACCGTGACCGTGACCTCCGACCACCCGCTCGACCCCGCGTCCGTGCGCGCCGCCGTCGCCGAGGCGGGCTACGAGGTCGTGGCACGGTGA
- a CDS encoding metal-sensitive transcriptional regulator, whose amino-acid sequence MHDHTHVGYIDDKDDLLKRLRRAEGQVRGIARMVEDETYCIDVLTQISAANRALERVALSLLEDHLRHCVAQAVAEGGEAADAKVREASDAIARLVRS is encoded by the coding sequence ATGCACGACCACACGCACGTCGGGTACATCGACGACAAGGACGACCTGCTCAAGCGGCTGCGCCGTGCCGAGGGGCAGGTGCGCGGCATCGCGCGCATGGTGGAGGACGAGACGTACTGCATCGACGTCCTCACCCAGATCTCGGCGGCGAACCGTGCGCTCGAACGCGTCGCACTGTCGCTGCTCGAGGACCACCTGCGGCACTGCGTCGCCCAGGCCGTCGCCGAGGGCGGCGAGGCCGCCGACGCGAAGGTGCGCGAGGCGAGCGACGCGATCGCGCGGCTCGTCCGCTCCTGA
- a CDS encoding helix-turn-helix domain-containing protein yields the protein MSTTTSTNGFRRLRFTDGDGTDYSRIFSAEYNGRDLGTDTFVTVGTRYEYTIVGDDDVTLRTMRAEGGRRGGVIGARNDHVVFWLTKGRLTMHFADRTRDVEPGSPYIASASEAYRFESTDTVYNGLHLSDPFLRTVGDELGYRLPSGPLLFDQQDASVAQHEPLRRLVHDLAPALLDDRVVGPMRTALNRRLATVVLDTFPIRNRGVDVPVANRLRDAIRYIETHAADRPAVPEIAAACGLSQRGLQDVFARTLGTTPNRFLRDHRLDGVRRELLHGGTEDGVTPVARRWGFTNPGRFAAAYRERFGEDPAATLRSSRAARPESGRSSWRVRRAVAHIEQHADADLTVEQIADAAGVRPRRLQQLFQEECGQSPMAYLRAMRERARRNPEAGIGGRA from the coding sequence GTGAGCACCACCACGTCGACCAACGGATTCCGCCGCCTGCGGTTCACCGACGGCGACGGCACCGACTACTCACGGATCTTCTCCGCCGAGTACAACGGCCGCGACCTCGGGACCGACACGTTCGTGACCGTCGGCACCCGGTACGAGTACACGATCGTCGGCGACGACGACGTCACGCTGCGGACGATGCGGGCCGAGGGCGGACGGCGCGGCGGCGTGATCGGCGCACGCAACGACCACGTGGTGTTCTGGCTCACGAAGGGCCGGCTCACGATGCACTTCGCCGACCGGACGCGCGACGTCGAACCGGGCAGCCCGTACATCGCGTCGGCGTCCGAGGCCTACCGCTTCGAGTCGACCGACACCGTCTACAACGGACTGCACCTGTCCGACCCGTTCCTGCGCACGGTGGGCGACGAGCTCGGCTACCGGCTGCCGAGCGGCCCGCTGCTCTTCGACCAGCAGGACGCGAGCGTGGCACAGCACGAACCCCTCCGGCGGCTCGTGCACGACCTCGCGCCCGCGCTGCTCGACGACCGCGTGGTCGGTCCGATGCGGACGGCGCTCAACCGGCGGCTCGCGACCGTCGTCCTCGACACCTTCCCGATCCGCAACCGCGGAGTCGACGTCCCCGTGGCGAACCGGCTGCGGGACGCGATCCGGTACATCGAGACGCACGCCGCCGACCGCCCCGCGGTGCCGGAGATCGCCGCGGCGTGCGGCCTCAGCCAGCGCGGCCTCCAGGACGTGTTCGCCCGTACCCTCGGGACCACACCGAACCGCTTCCTGCGCGACCACCGCCTCGACGGGGTGCGGCGCGAACTCCTGCACGGGGGCACCGAGGACGGTGTGACCCCGGTCGCGCGCCGCTGGGGCTTCACGAACCCGGGCCGGTTCGCCGCGGCCTACCGGGAGCGGTTCGGCGAGGACCCGGCCGCCACGCTCCGGTCGTCCCGTGCCGCACGGCCCGAGTCCGGCCGGTCCTCGTGGCGGGTCCGCCGCGCGGTCGCGCACATCGAGCAGCACGCCGACGCCGACCTCACCGTCGAGCAGATCGCGGACGCCGCGGGTGTGCGGCCCCGTCGTCTGCAGCAGCTGTTCCAGGAGGAGTGCGGCCAGTCACCGATGGCGTACCTGCGGGCGATGCGCGAACGTGCACGACGCAACCCCGAGGCCGGAATCGGCGGCCGGGCCTGA
- a CDS encoding Asp23/Gls24 family envelope stress response protein, with protein MADTITTPTSATTARGTGSHASGSTSGKTTIDDTVVSKVAGIAAREVNGVHSLGNGAARAIGALRDKIGQRDYGQGVKVEVGEKQVAADVVIVAEYPVSLQQVADGVRSAVARALTQIVGMEVAEVNVTVQDVYIPGDDDDNEDKKESRVE; from the coding sequence ATGGCTGACACCATCACCACCCCCACCTCCGCCACCACCGCTCGTGGCACCGGCTCGCACGCCTCGGGCTCGACCTCGGGCAAGACGACGATCGACGACACCGTCGTGTCGAAGGTCGCCGGCATCGCCGCCCGCGAGGTCAACGGCGTGCACTCCCTCGGCAACGGCGCCGCCCGTGCCATCGGCGCGCTGCGCGACAAGATCGGCCAGCGCGACTACGGCCAGGGCGTCAAGGTCGAGGTCGGCGAGAAGCAGGTCGCTGCCGACGTCGTGATCGTCGCCGAGTACCCGGTCTCGCTGCAGCAGGTCGCCGACGGCGTCCGTTCGGCCGTCGCCCGCGCACTGACCCAGATCGTGGGCATGGAGGTCGCCGAGGTCAACGTGACCGTCCAGGACGTCTACATCCCGGGCGACGACGACGACAACGAGGACAAGAAGGAGTCGCGCGTTGAGTAA
- a CDS encoding DUF2273 domain-containing protein, which yields MSNTLVGALIGAILAVVALQFGFWGFVLVIVFGLIGALVAALSTGKIDRGALTDVLTGRRSSR from the coding sequence TTGAGTAACACACTGGTCGGCGCCCTGATCGGCGCGATCCTCGCCGTCGTGGCACTGCAGTTCGGGTTCTGGGGCTTCGTCCTGGTCATCGTGTTCGGGCTGATCGGCGCCCTCGTGGCGGCCCTGTCGACCGGCAAGATCGACCGCGGTGCCCTGACCGACGTGCTGACCGGACGCCGGAGCTCCCGGTGA